In Scylla paramamosain isolate STU-SP2022 unplaced genomic scaffold, ASM3559412v1 Contig37, whole genome shotgun sequence, the genomic window TACGGTCGGCCATCTCGGCAGTGGCAAGTATCAATGGCCAGCCGGCAGGACAACATCCCTTAGCTACAAGGTTTATGAAAGCAGTCTTTCAGGTGAGACCGTCCTTACCCCGCTACGGTACGACCTGGGATCCTCACTTGATCTTGGATCACATCATAGGTCTTGGGCCCGATAAAGATTTGTCCTTGATTCAGTTATCAAGGAAGCTAACAATCCTTATGTTGCTCCTCTCTGGTCAACGCGGTCAGACTTTACATATGTTAGACATTAGGAACATGACTGTTTCGGACAGTCGGGTCTCTTTTAGGATTGGTGATCCGCTAAAAACTTCTAGGCCAGGTACACACTTGTCAGAATTGGTTTTCGTAGCCTATCCCCCAGACAGGAGGTTATGTGTTGTCACCTCAACGATGAGCTATCTAGAACGCACAAACAACATGCGGGGTTCGCTCACGGGTTTCTTTCTCACAACAAGACCTCCAGTCAAACTGGCTTCACGGGACACATTACGTCGCTGGACGAAAGATGTCATGCGAGCTGCTGGCATTAATCTTGGCATTTTTTCACCTCATTCTACCAGGTCGGCGTCAGCCAGTAAGGCGGCCCTGCGGCTCCCTTTGTCGACAATTATCTCTACTATTGGCTGGACCAGA contains:
- the LOC135097932 gene encoding uncharacterized protein LOC135097932 codes for the protein MADSSMVPDSPPLANGTSCASPPSSSRAATKSNSHTSSVSSVDLDSDGIIRESYQSRGLSPEVAGFLLHSWRESTRVQYGSHIKKWLSFCFGRKIDLFQPSSADLLDFLLSEFRRGAGRTYSSINTLRSAISAVASINGQPAGQHPLATRFMKAVFQVRPSLPRYGTTWDPHLILDHIIGLGPDKDLSLIQLSRKLTILMLLLSGQRGQTLHMLDIRNMTVSDSRVSFRIGDPLKTSRPGTHLSELVFVAYPPDRRLCVVTSTMSYLERTNNMRGSLTGFFLTTRPPVKLASRDTLRRWTKDVMRAAGINLGIFSPHSTRSASASKAALRLPLSTIISTIGWTRESTFTKYYRKPIIDAGLTWSW